The Cryptosporangium minutisporangium region ATCTTGACCAGGGCGCCCTGGACCAGGTCGTCGGCGCGGTGCCAGTCCTGGCACAGCAGGTAGGCGAGGCGCCGTAGCGTCGGTAGGCGATCCGCGGCGTACTCGCGGTACGCCTGGTCCGGTTGGTCGGTCACCCGTTGCCCTTCGTCGGTCGGAAAGAGCTCCTACCCGGGGAGAGGGCGGCGGGGTCCGGTTCGGTTGTCCGCCGTTACGGATTCACCGGGACGCCGGGACCGGGGCCGATTCTGTCGTCCTTGGCGGCGCTGCGGTCGGGGCCTCTGCCGTCGGGGGGCGGGTCGCCGAACGCGGGCCGTGGCAGACGTGGGCGATCGCGAGCCCGGCGAGCGCGGCCAGCACCCCGCCGACCACGTCGAGGACCCAGTGGTGGCCGGTGACCAGGACGTCCATGCTGGTGAGCAGCGCGTGCAACCAGGCCACCGTGCGCAGCCACCAGCGGGCGGTGAGCGCGGCGACCGCGAGCGCGGTCCAGACCGCCCAGCCGACGTGCATGCTCGGGAACGCCGCGTAGGGGTTCTCCGCGCCCGAGATGACCGGGGCGTCGGTGAAGCCCTCGACGAGACGGGGCGGCGCGGTCGGCCAGGTCCAGGACACCGCGACGCCGAGCAGGCTCGCGGCCACGAACGCCGTGCGGAAGCGGCGGTAGTCGGCCGGACGGCACAGGACTAGCAGACCGAAGACGACGATCGGGACCGCGAAGTGCGCGGCCACGTAGTAGAAGTTGGCCACGAGCGCCCGGGTGGCGTCCGCGGCCCACCAGGTGGCGAGGGACCGCTCGACGTCGAGCCCGAGCGCGGCTTCGACGGCGAGCAGGGTCCGGGCGTTGCCGGCGGCGACGTCGGCCCGGTCGGCGGCGCCGGCGGAGACCGCGAGGTAGGTACCGGCACCGAGCGCGATCAGGGCGAGCTCGGTGGCGATGATCCGGATCCAGACCCGCAGCGGCGTCGCCACCGCGGTCGAGACCGTTGATGCAGCTGCTGTGGAAAAGATCGCCACCTACGTTCCTCCCCGTCCCGGAGGTGGCGATATCCCCCCTCAACCGACGCATTACACGTGGGCGGCCCGCTGAGAGCGACGGATGACAGGCGAGCGCGCCTCCTTATGACGGCCCCCTGAACGTCACGGCGTCGGCGCGCTCGACTNTTTGCGGCTGCGCCGCCACCCCGCGGCGGTGGTCGCGTGGGTGACGGCGCAGGCGTGGGGGCGCGGGGGCCGGGCCCTCCCGCCCGGCCCCCGCACGGTCGAGCGCTCAGGCGGTGGCGGGGACGCGAGGAGTGCCGGGGGCCGCTCCGGGCTTGACACCCAGTTCGGCGGTCGGCACGTGCACGGTCTCGCGCGCGGTGGCCGCCGCGGCCGCCGAGATGA contains the following coding sequences:
- a CDS encoding phosphatase PAP2 family protein, producing MAIFSTAAASTVSTAVATPLRVWIRIIATELALIALGAGTYLAVSAGAADRADVAAGNARTLLAVEAALGLDVERSLATWWAADATRALVANFYYVAAHFAVPIVVFGLLVLCRPADYRRFRTAFVAASLLGVAVSWTWPTAPPRLVEGFTDAPVISGAENPYAAFPSMHVGWAVWTALAVAALTARWWLRTVAWLHALLTSMDVLVTGHHWVLDVVGGVLAALAGLAIAHVCHGPRSATRPPTAEAPTAAPPRTTESAPVPASR